From a single Eleginops maclovinus isolate JMC-PN-2008 ecotype Puerto Natales chromosome 20, JC_Emac_rtc_rv5, whole genome shotgun sequence genomic region:
- the LOC134882218 gene encoding LOW QUALITY PROTEIN: transmembrane and coiled-coil domains protein 1-like (The sequence of the model RefSeq protein was modified relative to this genomic sequence to represent the inferred CDS: inserted 1 base in 1 codon) produces the protein MVKWPEELRINLIMPIAAKSPPCLRKLGSTDNIAALKNLEETQGDEGVGPWGTSVLKTGQLQPILDQGTDDGCFATSDSGAHEIPFSSRETTPDHAQAPXLDNILQEIQELWENKDQIEQSFENLKKHHQKEYTAIEEALQEERYRSERLEERLNDLIELHQSEILNLKEELASMEGKPVFQSNKEATDLHESLEACQTRLFKVEQQQLQAVQLDGLEKATARTVPGKCINVLLAVMAAILVFVSTVANCIMFLITCSRMLFTVLFVVFFVLLLRYWNTILDYPKYFFCTPAEPEKGFK, from the exons ATGGTTAAGTGGCCTGAGGAGTTGCGTATTAATCTGATCATGCCAATTGCAG CCAAGTCTCCCCCTTGTCTGCGGAAGTTGGGCAGCACTGATAATATTGCAGCCCTGAAAAACTTGGAAGAAACCCAGGGAGATGAGGGTGTTGGCCCTTGGGGAACGAGTGTCCTTAAGACAGGGCAGTTGCAGCCCATATTGGATCAAGGCACTGATGATGGCTGTTTTGCTACATCAGACTCAGGAGCCCATGAAATACCCTTTAGCTCCAGGGAAACTACTCCTGACCATGCCCAGGCCC GACTTGATAATATACTCCAGGAGATCCAGGAGCTCTGGGAAAACAAAGACCAGATTGAGCAAAGCTttgaaaacttaaaaaaacaccaccaaAAAGAATACACTGCAATTGAGGAGGCCCTACAAGAGGAGCGATACAG GAGTGAACGTTTAGAAGAACGGCTCAATGACTTGATAGAACTGCACCAGAGTGAAATCTTAAACTTGAAAGAGGAACTAGCAAGCATGGAAGGGAAGCCTGTCTTTCAGTCTAACAAAGAAGCAACAGATCTTCAT GAGTCGCTGGAGGCCTGCCAGACTCGTCTGTTCAAggtagagcagcagcagctgcaggcagTGCAGCTTGATGGTTTGGAGAAGGCCACAGCACGGACTGTTCCCGGAAAATGTATCAATGTGCTGCTGGCTGttatggcagccattttggTCTTTGTGTCCACAGTGGCTAACTGTATTATGTTCTTGATAACATGCAGCAGGATGCTTTTCACAGTGCTTTTTGTAGTCTTTTTTGTCTTGCTGTTGAGGTACTGGAATACCATTTTAGACTATCCAAAATACTTTTTCTGCACTCCCGCAGAGCCAGAGAAaggattcaaataa
- the LOC134882513 gene encoding protein B4 has product MPPKKSAAVSADPTPSSSDAPNDKNVSVAATLRKLAAHPSTAIMVKEALKELDSRKGVSSHAIQSYIKEKYPSVDLVRLKYYIRGALKKGLETGTVMRPHNSNVSTGLLGRFRIAPKTKEAKQKAENVDPNVSKAAKDGAKKPKKAGATKKKDSAAEEAKSHDEESMPPKKSKKEKEIPAETTSKAAPAKMPKAKKAAEKEDDKEPSDSAKATKKETKATKGTKATKGTKATKGTKATKGTKATKETKAGKVSQSKAAKAGSDAPAAKATGKRGKKTAE; this is encoded by the exons ATGCCTCCTAAAAAGTCAGCAGCAGTCTCTGCTGACCCTACGCCTTCCTCCAGTGATGCCCCGAATGATAAGAACGTTTCAG TCGCTGCGACGCTGCGCAAGCTTGCAGCTCATCCATCCACAGCGATCATGGTGAAAGAAGCACTTAAAGAGTTGGACTCGCGCAAAGGGGTTTCGTCCCATGCGATACAGagttatattaaagaaaaataccCGTCAGTAGACCTGGTAAGGTTGAAGTACTACATCCGCGGAGCCCTAAAAAAAGGACTCGAGACTGGCACGGTGATGCGGCCTCACAACTCCAATGTCTCTACTGGCCTTCTGGGAAGATTTAGG ATTGCACCGAAAACCAAGGAGGCAAAGCAAAAAGCTGAGAATGTGGATCCTAATGTGTCTAAAGCAGCCAAGGATGGGGCCAAGAAGCCTAAAAAAGCAG gTGCCACCAAAAAGAAAGATTCTGCCGCTGAAGAGGCCAAGTCACACGATGAG GAGTCCATGCCACCCAAAAAGTCCAAGAAGGAAAAAGAGATTCCTGCTGAAACTACATCTAAGGCTGCTCCCGCAAAGATGCCAAAAGctaaaaaagctgcagaaaaggAGGATGACAAGGAACCTTCTGACTCTGCAAAAGCTACTAAAAAGGAAACGAAGGCCACCAAGGGAACAAAGGCCACCAAGGGAACAAAGGCCACCAAGGGAACAAAGGCCACCAAGGGAACAAAGGCCACTAAGGAGACAAAGGCAGGAAAGGTGTCTCAGAGCAAGGCTGCTAAAGCAGGGAGTGACGCTCCTGCTGCTAAGGCGACTGGGAAACGAGGAAAGAAGACTGCAgagtaa